GCGAGAGGAGGAGGCTTCGACGGCCGGGGCACCCGCAGAGCGGGTCGTGGTGGAGGGGGCGACGTGAGCTCCGGGGATAGCGGAGAGCGAGGAGGAGGTAGCGAAGTTATATGATTGAAGGCGAATTGGTATGATAAGGGGGTTACAGGATCATGCTTCTTGAGGTATCAAACCTGAGCAAACATTTTGGCGGCCTCCGGGTCCTTCAGGATGTCTCCTTTCAGTTGAATGAGGGAGAGATACTTGGACTTATCGGACCTAACGGGGCAGGCAAAAGCACTATGTTCAATGTGATTACCGGCGTATACCGGCCAGACGGAGGAACCATCCTGTTTCAAGGAAAGAGTCTTTTAGGTCTTAAACCCCACCGGGTATGCAGGAGAGGCGTTGCCCGGACATTTCAGCTTGTCAGAATCTGCCAGACCATGACAGTTTTAGAGAACGTGCTTGTAGGCGCCATATACGGTAGAAGCAGCGGGAAGAAAAAGGCGCTGGATGAAGCCCTTGAGTGTCTGGAACTCCTCAATCTATCGGAAGTAAAGGATATTGTAACTGCACATCTGACATACTCGGACCGCAAACTCATAGAGATAGCCAGGGCCATCGCGACAAGACCCGGACTGGCTCTACTGGATGAACCCCTTGCCGGTTTGAATCCCTCTGAAACGGAAAAGATCATGGACGTCATTCAGAAAATACGGAAAACCCGCGGTGTATCAATCATCTGGATCGAACATAAAATGGATGCTGTTTTCAATC
The nucleotide sequence above comes from Pseudomonadota bacterium. Encoded proteins:
- a CDS encoding ABC transporter ATP-binding protein, producing the protein MLLEVSNLSKHFGGLRVLQDVSFQLNEGEILGLIGPNGAGKSTMFNVITGVYRPDGGTILFQGKSLLGLKPHRVCRRGVARTFQLVRICQTMTVLENVLVGAIYGRSSGKKKALDEALECLELLNLSEVKDIVTAHLTYSDRKLIEIARAIATRPGLALLDEPLAGLNPSETEKIMDVIQKIRKTRGVSIIWIEHKMDAVFNLCDRIVVLDYGKKIAEGTSKEIATNKKVVEAYLGEPIT